The Actinomycetota bacterium region CATCTCGGCTCCCGCAAGGCGTCCGGAGCACTGCACCTTCACGCCTTTGGCGCCGAAGCGCATGGCCTCTCCGACCGCGCGCTTCATCGCCTTGCGGAACTGGACCCGTCCCGCGATCTGCTCCGCGATGACCTGGGCGAGCAGAGGCGCCTCCAGTTGAGGCAGTTTGATCTCCAGCGCGTCGACGCGCACCTCGGCGGCCCCCGTCATCTTCTGGATGCGCTCCTTGAGGTGCTCGACCTCCGCTCCACGCCGGCCGATGACGATCCCGGGACGGGCGGTGTGAATGTCCACACGCACGCGGTCGCGGGTCCGCTCGATCTCAACTCGGGAGATCCCCGCCTGCGGGAGCTCCTTCTGGATGAACTGCCTGATGCGCAGATCCTCGTGCAGGTAGAGCTTGTACTGCTTGCGGTCCGCGAACCAGCGCGACTTCCAGTCGGTCGTCACGCCGAGCCGGAACCCGTAGGGGTTGACCTTCTGGCCCATTAGGACTCCTCTCCAGCTGCGCGGACGACGACGGTGACGTGGCTGCGGCGCTTGCGGATCCGGCCGGCCCGGCCGTAGGCCTTGGGCCTCCAGCGCTTGTAGGTCGGTCCCTCGTCCACGAACGCGCGGTAGACGAACAGACGGTCCTCCGGCAGGTGAAAGTTGTTAACGGCGTTGGCTGCGGCCGAGTCCAGAACCTTGAGCAGCACCCTGGAACCACGCAGCGGGGAGAACGCCAGCAGGCGGCGTGCCTCGAGCAGCGGCTTGCCGCGCATCAGGTCGGCCGACCGCCGGATCTTGGACGGCGACATGGCGACGAACTTCGCCACCGCCTTGCCCTCGCGTGTGTTCTCTTCGAGCCTTCTGGCCATCTATCTCGTCCTCGATGACTTCTCGGTGGCGCCGTGGCGCCGGTAGGTCCGGGTGGGGGCGAATTCGCCGAGCTTGTGTCCGACCATCGCCTCCGTCACGAACACCGGGACGTGCTTGCGCCCGTCGTGGACCGCGATCGTATGCCCCACCATGTCGGGGGTGATCGTGGACCGACGCGACCACGTCCTGATCACGCGGCGGTCGTTGCGGTCGTTGAGCAGCGACACCTTGCGTGCCAGGTGCTCGTCTACGAAGGGTCCTTTTTTGAGGCTTCTCGGCATGTTGGCTCCAGCGGCTACTTGCGCCGCTTCTTCTCCCGCCTTCGGACGATGAACGTGCTCGATGTCTTGCGCTTCTGACGCGTCCGCCGCTCCGGCTGTCCCCACGGGGTGGAGGCCGGACGTCCGCCGGACGCCTTGCCCTCGCCGCCTCCGTGGGGGTGGTCGACGGGGTTCATGGCCACTCCTCGCACCTTGGGCCGCCGGCCCTTCCACCTGTTGCGCCCGGCCTTGCCCAGCGAGACCAGCTCGTGCTCCGTGTTGCCGACCTGCCCGACCGTGGCCTTGCACTGCGCGTGGACCAGCCGGATCTCCCCGGAGGGCATCCGCAGGTTTGCGTAGCCCTTCTCCTTGGCCATGAGCTGGACGCTGGTCCCAGCGGAACGGGCGATCCGCCCGCCCTGT contains the following coding sequences:
- the rpsS gene encoding 30S ribosomal protein S19 encodes the protein MPRSLKKGPFVDEHLARKVSLLNDRNDRRVIRTWSRRSTITPDMVGHTIAVHDGRKHVPVFVTEAMVGHKLGEFAPTRTYRRHGATEKSSRTR
- the rplV gene encoding 50S ribosomal protein L22; this encodes MARRLEENTREGKAVAKFVAMSPSKIRRSADLMRGKPLLEARRLLAFSPLRGSRVLLKVLDSAAANAVNNFHLPEDRLFVYRAFVDEGPTYKRWRPKAYGRAGRIRKRRSHVTVVVRAAGEES
- the rpsC gene encoding 30S ribosomal protein S3, with protein sequence MGQKVNPYGFRLGVTTDWKSRWFADRKQYKLYLHEDLRIRQFIQKELPQAGISRVEIERTRDRVRVDIHTARPGIVIGRRGAEVEHLKERIQKMTGAAEVRVDALEIKLPQLEAPLLAQVIAEQIAGRVQFRKAMKRAVGEAMRFGAKGVKVQCSGRLAGAEMARTVADRDGQVPLTTLRADIDYGFYESRTKYGRIGVKVWIYKGQILPKPEEERIRKAAQERVRRRGGGRPRRPVEETSAPVQSAPADAAPAQSEPAQPAPETSAGSEG